The DNA sequence GCAAAGATTGACTGATAAGATTACACATCTAGATGAAGAGATGATGGATAAAGTGGACGAAGCTTTACAAATCAGTTTAGGACTAATTGATTTTTAGATTTTCATATATGGAAAAAAGCCACACTTTAGTGGCTTTTTTATTTTCTTATCTAGGTATTTATCATATGGATGAGTTCTACTTTATTTTAGATAATAATTTTAGAATATTTTTATAATTTTATAATCATTGTAGGGGGTATTGCATTGACTGTGGAATATACGATAGAAAAGCACTCAATATTAGTGGATTCTATAGCTAGTGAACTAAAGATTTCAACTAAACAAATTAATAATGTTATTTCATTGCTGAATGAAGGTAATACGGTGCCATTTATTGCACGATATCGCAAAGAGCTTACTAATGCTTTGGATGAGGTTCAAATTCGAGCTATTCAAGAAAAATGGACATATTTACAAAATCTCGAGTCGCGTAAAGAGGAAGTTATGCGCTTAATAAGCGAACAGGGGAAACTTAGTGAAGAACTGAAAAGAAAAATAGAAACGACGACAAAGTTGCAGCAAGTAGAAGATTTGTATCGTCCATACAAGCAGAAAAGACGCACAAAAGCAACGATTGCTAAAGAAAAAGGTTTAGAGCCTTTCGCGCAGTGGATAATGGATTTTCCGAAAAATGTGAATGTTGAAGACTATGCGCAACAATTCTTATCGAAAGAGAAAGAGCTAGTATCTGTTGAAGAAGTATTACAAGGTGCAAAAGATATAATTGCAGAATGGGTATCAGAGGACGCAACTATTAGGCAATGGATTCGTAAAGAAACATTACAGAAAGGTAGAGTTGAATCGTCTGTAAAAGATGAAGCTGCTGATGAAAAAAATGTATTTGAAATGTATTATGAGTTTGGAGAATTAATTAGTAAAATTGTTCCCCATCGTGTACTCGCTATGAACAGGGGTGAGAAGGAAGAAGTTCTGCGTATTTCAATTAAGCCACCGATAGAACAAATATTAAGTTATATGCTAGGTTCGGTCATAAAACAATCAGACTCTTCAGTTAACGTATATGTAACTGAAGCGATTGAGGATAGTTACAAAAGGTTAATTCAACCTTCTATTGAAAGGGAAATCCGCAAAGAGCTTACTGATAAAGCAGAAGACCAAGCGATACATATTTTTTCAGAGAATTTAAGGAATCTGCTACTACAACCTCCGTTAAAAGGCAAGATTGTGTTAGGTGTTGACCCTGCATATCGAACAGGATGTAAATTAACTGTTGTAGATGAGACAGGGAAAGTGTTGCATATTGATGTCATCTATCCTCATCCCCCAGTTAAAAAAATAACTGAAGCAAAGGATAAAGTCATTTCTATTTTAACAAAGTTTGATGTAGAGATGATTGCAATTGGGAACGGTACTGCGTCAAGAGAAACCGAGCAATTTATCGCCGAGACCATAAAGGAAATTAATTCAGACATATACTATTTAATTGTCAATGAGGCCGGGGCTAGTGTTTATTCCGCTTCAGATTTAGCAAGAGAAGAATTTCCAAAATTACAAGTAGAAGAGAGAAGTGCAATTTCAATAGCAAGGCGTTTGCAGGATCCTTTAGCTGAACTCGTAAAAATAGACCCTAAATCAGTAGGTGTAGGCCAATACCAGCATGATGTAACTCAGAAAAAGCTGAACGATTCTTTAACTTTTATTGTAGAAACAGTTGTAAACCAAGTAGGTGTTAATGTGAACACTGCTTCCCCCTCGCTTCTTCAATATGTAGCAGGTTTATCAAAAACTGTTGCAAAGAATATTGTGAAGCAAAGAGAGGGGAGTGGGAAATTTACTAATCGATCTGAGCTGAAGAACATCCCGCGTCTTGGTTCGAAAACGTATGAACAATGTATTGGTTTTCTTCGTATTAATGATGGTAATTCACCTTTGGATCGGACGAGCATTCACCCCGAAAGTTATAAAGTAACAAGGTTGTTACTTGAAAGGCTTGGATTATCAATTGACCAATTAGGGTCAGGTGAATTAATTCAAGCAATGGGTAATGTATCAATAGATGAGATGTCAGTAGAATTAAGTGTGGGTAAATTAACGTTGAAGGATATTGTTGAAGCCCTTAAACGTCCAGAAAGAGATCCTAGAGATGATTTGCCAACGCCATTATTAAAGAAAGACGTATTGCAACTAGAAGATTTAGAAAAAGGTATGGAATTGCAAGGGACCATACGTAATGTAGTAGACTTTGGCGCATTTGTTGATATTGGAGTTAAGCAAGATGGCCTAGTTCATATTTCAAAGCTAAGTAATCGGTTTGTTAAGCATCCGCTGGATGTTGTGGCTGTTGGTGATGTTGTAACAGTTTGGGTTGATGATGTTGATGAGAAAAAAGGAAGAGTTTCCTTAACGATGTTAGGTGCAAATCAATAAATGTATAAAACACTGCTATTTAATTAGTAGTGTTTTTTCTGTAAAAAAACCAGCATTGGTTAAGAAGCCTAATTTGATAGGAGTTTTTTTCATAATAAGCCTTTTGTATTTGGTTTTTAAACCAAGTTGGCATAACTATACCCCCTTTTATTTGATGTTTTCTTCTTATATTAAATGGCAGTTTTCGTATTGATTGTTACTTTTCGTTACGTCGGCTTGAGTAACAAATGTTTATGATATGATTTTTGTAGTCTTTAGACGAACGAAAATTATATTCGTGTTTAGTCCATAAAGCAACAAGTAAATAGTTGGGATTGTAACTGAAACGAATTTGTATGTGTAGTATTTACTTTATGCAATAATAGCTCGTTAGGTTTCATATTCTAAGAAATTGGATTGGTGAGAATAAGGAGGACTTGTAATGGATGATCGTCAACTTCAGGAATTAGTAGAAGAAGTATCCCAGTTATCATTTGGTAAACCATTTAGACATAAGGCCGCATTTAATAATAGGCTACGAACTACTGGCGGGAGGTATTTGCTAAAATCCCATAACATTGAATTGAATGTAAAGTATTATCAAGAACATGGGATAAGTGATTTGATCGATGTAATTAAACATGAACTATGCCATTATCATCTTCATATTGAAGGTAAGGGGTATAAGCATAGAGATAGAGATTTCAAACAGCTTCTTACATTAGTTAACGCTCCGAGGTACTGTAAACCTATTCAGGCTACTACAAAGAATAAGAAATATGAATATAAATATGAATGCATAAAGTGTAAAAAACAATATATGCGAAAAAAAAGAATGGATACGAATAAATATGTTTGTGGTCAATGTAGAGGGAGAATCAGATTGCTTGACTTAAAATAGAAATCGTGATAAATTATAAAAGCGTCGCTGATGCAAGACGATAGATAATAACCTATCATAGTCTTGACAACGATTGTATAGCTGAATATAATATGAAGAGTTGACATTTATTCCACAGTAGCTCAGTGGTAGAGCTATCGGCTGTTAACCGATCGGTCGCAGGTTCGAATCCTGCCTGTGGAGCCAAAGGAGAAGTACTCAAGTGGCTGAAGAGGCGCCCCTGCTAAGGGTGTAGGTCGCGTAAGCGGCGCGAGGGTTCAAATCCCTCCTTCTCCGCCAGTGACCAGATGTGTTTAGGCCCGTTGGTCAAGTGGTTAAGACACCGCCCTTTCACGGCGGTAACACGGGTTCGAATCCCGTACGGGTCATATATTATTTATGGGATGTGAGTACGTTTAATATGCTAAACGCGTATTAAATACTCGCCTCCCATTTCTTAACTCACGGTGAGTGAAGTTCCACCATCAGATGGAGGATTAGCTCAGCTGGGAGAGCACTTGCCTTACAAGCAAGGGGTCGGCGGTTCGATCCCGTCATCCTCCACCATTTTTATAAATTATTAGGTCCCGTGGTGTAGCGGTTAACATGCCTGCCTGTCACGCAGGAGATCGCGGGTTCGATTCCCGTCGGGACCGCCAGCTATATACTGTTTTACGTATGTAATATTAAGAATTAAGCATACTACTTATGGAGAACTTGGTTACAAAGTTCCATAAAAATTCACCTAATTATTATTGGGCTATAGCCAAGCGGTAAGGCAACGGACTTTGACTCCGTCATGCGCTGGTTCGAATCCAGCTAGCCCAGCCATTTTTATTTCTTATATTATGAGCCATTAGCTCAGTTGGTAGAGCACGATCGAGTAATTATCGGAGCAATACCACAGCGCACAAATCGATATACATCATGAGTAAACATGTAGAGGTTTGGGTGTCTTGTTTCAATTAAAAAATCTTTTAGTTTTACTTTTTATGTTTTTGAGCCATTAGCTCAGTTGGTAGAGCATCTGACTTTTAATCAGAGGGTCGGAGGTTCGAGTCCTCCATGGCTCACCATTTATACGCGGGTGTGGCGGAATTGGCAGACGCGCTAGACTTAGGATCTAGTGTCCTTGTGACGTGGGGGTTCAAGTCCCTTCACCCGCACCAATCATTATTTTTTTTATGCGGTCGTGGCGGAATGGCAGACGCGCTAGGTTGAGGGCCTAGTGGGGG is a window from the Bacillus sp. SM2101 genome containing:
- the cmpA gene encoding cortex morphogenetic protein CmpA, which codes for MPTWFKNQIQKAYYEKNSYQIRLLNQCWFFYRKNTTN
- a CDS encoding SprT family protein, which produces MDDRQLQELVEEVSQLSFGKPFRHKAAFNNRLRTTGGRYLLKSHNIELNVKYYQEHGISDLIDVIKHELCHYHLHIEGKGYKHRDRDFKQLLTLVNAPRYCKPIQATTKNKKYEYKYECIKCKKQYMRKKRMDTNKYVCGQCRGRIRLLDLK
- a CDS encoding Tex family protein, whose protein sequence is MEYTIEKHSILVDSIASELKISTKQINNVISLLNEGNTVPFIARYRKELTNALDEVQIRAIQEKWTYLQNLESRKEEVMRLISEQGKLSEELKRKIETTTKLQQVEDLYRPYKQKRRTKATIAKEKGLEPFAQWIMDFPKNVNVEDYAQQFLSKEKELVSVEEVLQGAKDIIAEWVSEDATIRQWIRKETLQKGRVESSVKDEAADEKNVFEMYYEFGELISKIVPHRVLAMNRGEKEEVLRISIKPPIEQILSYMLGSVIKQSDSSVNVYVTEAIEDSYKRLIQPSIEREIRKELTDKAEDQAIHIFSENLRNLLLQPPLKGKIVLGVDPAYRTGCKLTVVDETGKVLHIDVIYPHPPVKKITEAKDKVISILTKFDVEMIAIGNGTASRETEQFIAETIKEINSDIYYLIVNEAGASVYSASDLAREEFPKLQVEERSAISIARRLQDPLAELVKIDPKSVGVGQYQHDVTQKKLNDSLTFIVETVVNQVGVNVNTASPSLLQYVAGLSKTVAKNIVKQREGSGKFTNRSELKNIPRLGSKTYEQCIGFLRINDGNSPLDRTSIHPESYKVTRLLLERLGLSIDQLGSGELIQAMGNVSIDEMSVELSVGKLTLKDIVEALKRPERDPRDDLPTPLLKKDVLQLEDLEKGMELQGTIRNVVDFGAFVDIGVKQDGLVHISKLSNRFVKHPLDVVAVGDVVTVWVDDVDEKKGRVSLTMLGANQ